The Oncorhynchus mykiss isolate Arlee chromosome 14, USDA_OmykA_1.1, whole genome shotgun sequence genome segment cAAAGGGTCTACCCCTTTTTTTtctaatatttaaaaaaacaaatttataaaaaaaaaagttgtgtgtTAGGTCATTTCGCCAATTTGgccatttgggcaacttgtgtgggacacctgggtgacttcatgctaaatgtcatgtagctcacccattcctgaagttattcgtctgaaactttgcacacctacagttaccctcttgtgttatccatcaaaatGATCTCCCtgtggctattctagtacatgtgaaagatgatgctacaacaataaaaaacagaaaacgtatgctctttctttctcttttcttccaccagatctgtgttatattctcctacattcaatgaacatttccacaaacttcagaatgtttccattcaaatgataccaagaatatgcatatacagtggggcaaaaaagtatttagtcagccaccaattgtgcaagttctcccacttaaaaagatgagaggcctgtaattttcatcataggtacacttcaactatgacagacaaaattggaaaaaaaatccagaaaatcacattgtaggatttttaatgaatttatttgcaaattatggtggaaaataagtatttggtcagtaacaaaagtttatctcaatactttgttatataccctttgttggcaaggacagaggtcaaacgttttctgtaagtcttcacacactgttgctggtattttagcccattcctccatgcagatctcctctagagcagtgatgttttggggctgtttctgggaaacacagactttcaactccctccaaagattttctatggggttgagatctggagactggctaggccacaccaggaccttgaaatgcttcttacaaaaccactccttcgttgcccgggaggtgtgtttgggatcattgtcatgctgaaagacccagccacatttcatcttcaatgcccttgctgatggaaggaggttttcactcaaaatctcacgatacatggccccattcattctttcctttacacggatcagtcatcctggtccctttgcagaaaaacagccccaaagcatgatgtttccacccccacgcttaaaacgggcacgtttttttatccataaattaaaagagcgccccgtatatccaagaagttaaagaagcaataaagctGGCCTTCTTTTgacttgagtatctggagcatcaaaatgtgtgggttcgattacaggcttaaaatggccagaaacaaaggactttcttttgcaactcgtcaatctattcttgttctgagaaatagccaagaaactgaagatctcgtacaatgctgtgtgctactcccttcacagaacagcacaaactggctctaactagaatagagtgggaggcctcggtgcacaactgagcaagaggacaagtacattagtgtctagtgaGGTGTCTCAAGcaagtcctcaactagcagcttcattaagtagtacccgcaaacaccaatctcaacgtcaacagtgaagaggcagcTCCAGGATGCTGGCGTTTTAGGCATAACTGCAAAGAAAAGGCCATCTCAGACTGGCCTATAAAAAGAAAAGATgggcagaggaactctgcctagaaggccagcatcctggagtcgcctcttcactgttgacgttgagacaggtgttttgcgggtactatttaatgaagctaccagttgaggacttgaggcatctgtttctcaaactagacactaatgtacttgctcagttgtgcaccggggcatcCAACTccttctggttagagccagttctgttctatgaagggagtagtacagtgTTGTACAAAATCTTCAGTTTGTTGGCATTTTCTCACgtggaataaccttcatttctcagaacaagaatagactgacaagtttcagaagttctgtttctggccatttggagcctataatcaaacccacaaatactgatgctccagatactcaactagttatcACGTCATTAAATCAGGAGAACAGTTTAGCTGTGCTaacaagggttttctaatgatcaagtagccttttaaaatgataaacttggaatagctaacatgccattggaacacaggagtggtggttgctgataatgggcctatgttgataaatatatatatatatttttaatcagcTACATAGTCACTTACAacaatcaatttgatgttattttaaatggactataaaaaaaaaaacattcaaaaacatggacatttcttaGTGGccctaaacttttgaatggtagtatatatatatatatatatatatatatatatatatatatatatatatatatatattatttatttttgttttaagtaCCCACCTCATGAAAGTCACCCTTTTTAATCCAGCCAACAATTGTAGCCATTACAGTTCAACATGTAGGTTCTATACATTGTTAATGTCACATTTTCAGCAAATGGCATTATTGTTAAATGCTTTGGCCATTTAATTCATTTACAGACAACCCCCTAAATGTATTCCCGCCCACACACAGCATGACACATTTACAACAGCTagttttttaaaaacctttatttaagtaggcaagtcagttaagaacaaaatcttatctacaatgacggtctaccccagccaaacccaaacggtgctggaccaattgtgcgtcgcactatgagactcccaatcacagccgattgtgatacagcctggactcaaaccagggtctgttgtgacgcctctagcatCGCCACTCTGGAGGCCCAAGTTTAaacatttcacatttatttaatttaCTCAATCTGTTTATTAGTAGTAAAATAATAACTCGTACAACTGGATTGGTCATAGGGGaatgttgtcattgcaggaatgAGAAGGGACGGGACGTGTACAGGTGACATTTTCTGCATTCTTTGGTCCTTGTCTGACATGTGGTCTAGTTAGTAGACGTAGTTAGCTGTGTGCAGGGACTGCATGGAGGCCTGGTCAGCGCTGATCACCACTGTGTACTCTCCCTTGGAGGCAAGGCCATTGCTCTGAAAATGTACATTTGTGATTCAGTAATCAAGGTATGTGGTTCCAGAATGAAGCATTGAGAGCGAGAAAGGAGACCGCAAATGGGACACTACTTCAGGATACAAGAAAACTACACCATACAATAGTGTTCCAATGATATTCATGTAGCCTGCACCTCTAAGCAAGGTGTCAACCCTACCCTAAAATAGCATAGCCCCTCCATCTTACCTTGGCTCTGGAGGTGAAGGCATCCTGTGCCGCTTTCTTGTTGGCGGCCTTGCCTTTCCAGGCGGCGAGGGCGGAGGCCTGGAGTGCACGGCCGTAGGAGAAGGAGAGCTTCCAGGGCCGGTGCAGGGCCGTCTGGTTCATGGCGTTCAGGTTCTGAGTGGCCTCTTCCTCGCTCTGGCCTCCAGACAGGAAGGTGATGCCTTGGGGTGGGGTAGAATGTTTAGCAATTTGGTGATGGTTTCATTTTGGCATCATCGATCAACCAAATATACAGTTTTTACTTCAAGTTTCAAGTCTACCTTTTCACCTAACCTCACCTGTTTGGGACAATCACTGTGTTGGATCACATCCCAATACTTACATTACCATCACCACCTCGACAAACCCCCAACCCAGTCTCACCAGGCACGGCGGCAGGGACAGTGCGCCTCAGGGCAGTGACGGTGGCCATGCCGACCTCCTGGGGGGTGAACTTCTTGGGGCAGGAGTGTCCGGCGGTGACCATGTTAGGCTTCAGCAGGGTGCCCTCCAAGTAGACATGGTGATCGTTCAGGGCCTTGTACGTGGCAGCCAGAACCTGGTGAGGGGAGGGTTGGGTTTAGAGAGGCGTTTGGTTCAGGTTCAGTGATGTGAACTTAAATTGGGGCATGACTAAGAGGAGAATGAGGGATGAGTTTGTAATTCCATGCTGGTAAACCAGTACAGCACTGGCTTTGTGGAAGGGAGAGAAAATGACAGAAATGTGATTCACGAGTGTTTAACTGAAGGCCAACAAAGTATTTGAGAGGACAGCAAGGTTATGATCACCTTCTCGGTGACGTACTGAGTGCACAGCAGGTCATGGTCTCCATCAGGCAGAATCTCTGGCTCCACAATGGGCACCAGGCCATTCTGAGGAGAGGACAGTTATCACATGTGGACACAGTATATGGACAAATCTTGCCTTTGAGGAATTTCTCAGTTCATGTGTTAGTTTTGTGCGTAAAGTCAGGTAGTGTATACAGTAGCAGTACTGTGTGTCTAAGACAATTTCCCCCTCTGAGACATTTTATCCTACCCTAAACACTACAGTTTTAAAACAAAGTTCTCATGGCATGCACACACCTGTTGGCAGATACTGGCGTATCTGGCAAGTACGTTAGCGTTCTCTGCAATGGCGAGGGCTGAGGGGCAGGCGTCTGAAATCTTGAGCACACACCTCCACTTGGCGAAGTCACAACCGTCCTTCTTGTACTGAGCACAACGCCCCGAGAGTCCATCAAGACCTGATGAAAGAGGTTTATATAATACATTGCTTCCATGGTCATGCCACCATGTCAAACTGACTAAATGTGGGCTAGGGAGATTGGAGAAGCTGGTTGATTTTAATGTATAGCTTTAATGCATTTGTTACTTAGAGTTGCAAAATAAATGAGCTATTCTTACCCTGTGTGGTCATCTCTCCATCTGTTCCATTCAGACCAGCTGTGCCATTGTCCACCTAGAAAACAAACGGTCAAACTATAACCCCTTTCCTAGGGTTGGGTGGTATCCAGATGTTCATACAGTGGTAGCGATTTTGTACCATACCGGGGTATGTATAACCAAAAGTGCACACAGGGGGCGCTATTTCCCCAAACTTTTTTATGGGGGGGGcacaatacaattttaaaaatctcattttattagtcacatacacatggttagcagatgttattgtgagtgtagcgaaatgcttgtgcttctagttccgacagtgcagcaatagcTAACAATTCCACATGTTGGGTTCCGAGAATGAAATATGCTTATTCAGGTCACTGAGGGAGTGCTGAGGTTTAGAGGGTCTAgtccagaagttaatggttataggaggaaggtatatagtgtggGCAATTAAGGTTGGAATGTGTTGAGTGCAGGGAAGCGATTacatgtggcaggcattgataaggggagaAAGCCATGGATCAGTGATgagtggggttgaggtcaggtcacctTTAAGGGAAAAATACAAGTTTATGGCCCGTATCACTTAGTGTCCTGCCTAGCAGTAAAGAatgatgtgtaggaggagactcagcctatgAGGAacggttaaatatcagtgcttgtgtgaaaatgtttttgtCCGATGCAGCTGTATTGACCCTCTGGGagaataaacttggttaagctttcatagtgtccgtttagtttttactctgagaattagaacctcaactacctaatacacacatctaagtaaagacatggaataagaatatatacatatatggatgagcaatgacagagcggcatggCAAGATGCAATTGAGGGtacaaaatacagtatataaacatgagatgcgagatgtaaacattattaaagtagcaTCATTacagtgactagtgatccatttaaaaaaaagtggccaatgatttaaagtctgtatgtaggcagcagcctctgttcgtgatggctgtttaacagtctgatggccttgagataaaagcagtttttccagtctctcggtcccagctttgatgcacctgtgctgacctcgcctTGTGGATGGTAGCGGAGCGAACAGTGGTGGTTATGGTCCTTGATCTTTTtagtcttcctgtgacatcgggtgctgtaggtgtcctagaaGGCAAGTAGTTTCcccccggtgatacgttgtgctctgctttttcctgaagtccacaatcatctttgttttgttgacgttgagtgaggttgttttcctgacaccacactccaagggccctcacctcctccctttaggctgtctcgtGGTTGTTGGccatcaagcctactactgttgtctgcaaacttgatgattgagttagaggtgtgcatggccacacagtcatgggtgaacagagagtacagaagggggctgagcacggacccttgtggggccccagtgttgaggatcagcaaagtggagatgtttcctaccttcaccacctggggtggaACGTCGGGAAGTCCAGGACAAAATTGCACAGGTCGGGGTTGaaacccagggcctcaagcttaatgatgagcttggagggtactatggtgttgaatgctgagctatagtcaatgaacagcattcttcgataggtattcctcttgtccagatgggatagggcagtgtgatggtgattgcatcgtctgtggaccaatTGGGGCGGAAAGCAAATTGAAgcgggtctagggtgacaggtaaggtggtgGTGATATGATCATTTaggcaacagggatcttgatcGAGGAAGGGTTTGAATGTCTcggctgtaaccaagaagcttgagcTTGACATTTAGACACTTAGCAAACATAAATGCATAGCTTGAGCCCTGAGCTGGAAATAATTCATTTGACACATCATAGATTTCTTCGTTATACTTAACTTAGCAATAAGTGGTGGCATAGCACACACTTTCAAAATACCctgatatatacagtatagagcCCAAGCCTACCCTTTCCCAGTAGTGTTTGATTGTTATAATGCCATTATATTACATCACACACAATCTTGATAAGTGAAACCGGTATATACTCCAGTAGTGAGTTGTTGGGCATATGATTATAACTGCCTTCACCTAACCAATCTTATCAGTAGACTATGGGAAGAGTGTGGCCATGTCCAAATACCCATACTTGCCTACTACATAATTAAACTGCATACTAATTTCAGTGTTTGATCTAGTACAATTCACTTCCCTGATCAAGGATTGAAGGATGGTATTGCTGGTCCTCTCACCTTGATGCCGACCACAATGCCCTTGTCCTTGATGACCTGGGGGAAGAGGACACCCTTGTCAGACTTCTGATACAGTGTCTCGTGAAAAAAGATGATTCCACCAATGCAGTTCGGGTCAACTGCAGAGAACAGGAGGTCGCGGAAAGTCCTACGGTTCTCCTCAGTGTTCTCTACGTTAATCTTCTGCAGGCGGTTACTCATGGTGCCTGGACGGAGAAATTGGCAGGGAAGAACATTAGTGGCATTTCAGGGGGGAGAACAATGCCTGCAAGAATGACAGATTCCTGCAACTTCTCAAATTAAGGCTACCTCCAACTCTTACCCTTCAGATGCCAAACCCATACAGGCCACCACTACTTGCTGAGAAAATACAACACCCACTTCGCCAACACCCTCTCCACCCCACTCATCCAGTCCTCCATGGCCAGTTTGGCCTACTCACCTGTGGACTCATCTGCTGCCAGAATGCCCTTCCCTGGAGCCACGATCCTCTGGGCTATGTCAGAGAGTTCCTTCTTCTGCAccggagagagggatgggaactGGGTAGTCATCCTGTGTAGGTGAGAAAAGTCAGTTAACAGAAAAAAAAGCAATTTAATAAATTCAATCCAGTAACCTATATTTAGTTACGTAGGCTAATTTGTCTTGATGGTGGTTCAAGTGTAGTTTATTCTCAGACACTGACAGTACCCACCCCCGTCTGTACAGGACCTTCACCCTCCTCCCTCAGCAACTGTCAATATATGGCTTGAAGTTTGAACTTTAGTCTGAAAGCTGGGGTGTATTAATTAtgtcgattctgttgaaaaaacgTTTAGCTCAGTTGGGTCTATAAAAAAATAAGTGGATGGATGAAGTTTGAAGGAACCGAAGACTTTACTCCACTTTAGAACATAGAAAAATCGATGATGTATATATGTGTAGCTTGTGACAAACACGTCACCGATTTTTCAGTTTGGAATGGCAACGTGtttaaaacattacattttaaCTGATACAACTTTGTTTAATAATGCTTAGCGATTAACCGACATTTATCTTTTGTCGGtttattaaacaactaattgaccgagtTCTGTTCAATcacttgaattccatttagttctGGGGTTTTTTGTGAGCCCAACGTGCCTTTTCTCTAGAGAAATCAAATAATTTACGAGAGAAATCAAGTCAAGAACTATGTGGGACGCTGGGCTGAAATTAGTTTTAGTTTTCATTAAGaaaatattcaacctagttctGCGCAGAAGAGTGGTAATTAGCTACCATAATCAGCGCCTGTTTCCGGCTCCGACAGAGACTGATCAGAGATTtatatataatgacgagatgctaaTGTCTCCGCCCTAaaaatgggagtcgttgtcccaaaatAACCCATAAACGCATTTTGGCaagagtgaaacctctcgcttcaGCTCTTCCCCTCTAGACATATACTATTACGCTTGCTTACGTTCGATAGACTGCATAGACAGCATGGGAGAGGAATGTACACAACTAAATGACAGGTTGAAAGTGTGCTatatctactttgaagaactagtaaAATGATTGTCAATGACAGCGCTGCAGCATAGGCATACACAGGTTGGCTAAAGACAGTAAACCTGGGGAGCACAGATTACGTTAGATTTGTCTGGTTGGCTGCCAGACACTACCTGAGCAGAAATGAGATGACTGCGGAAataaaaatagtcaaataaaaacGAATATACACAAAtgacatttgatttaatttcctATTATTCTATTGATGTCTACCCAACGTGGACCTGGCAGACAATGTAATAGTTTCAATGTTTTGGCAGTAAAAAAATGTGTCTTATGTCTGTGCTTTGTCGCATTtgttttttatcccagcccccgtccccacacgaggcattttgccttttggtaggccgtcattgtaaataagaatttgttcttaactgacctagttaaataatgtttacataaaaaCATTATTGACTTTGGAATTTCCATTAAAAGCGCCAAAAATAAGTTTGTCATTATTTTATAATCCatttaatgttttaaaaataataattgtaatcGAAAACAGTGATTATCCTAATAGAACTGAAAACGGCCTCGAAATGCattaatcactcagcactatcGTTTGTGTACCCAACAGCTTTTACGTCACCTTTAGTGTTTGGtagaaaacgttttgcaacagaatctgcgtaatgaatacacctctgataAATTACCCTCTCCCTGGGACAAATAGGTTTACAGTAACCGGGAGTCAGTCGTACCATTTAAAATATAATTCAAAGAGCATTCCGGAGGACCAGAAAGGTATATTTTGCCAACACATTCGCGATAACAAGATTACCCTACATAATTAACACAAGTTAAGCCAGCCAGAATATAAACGCAGGTAGAACGCGgatgtaaatgtacattttgtgGGGCATTTCAGACTACCTAAACGCTGACAATCACGCGCTGTCGAGTTACATGATTTCAATTATATACGTGTATATCTACATTTGAGATAAGCAAAAAAAAGTTATAGGCTTACACTTGCACTACAACGAGTTAGCCTACACTGTTTTGACTAGACAGAAGAGGTATCTGACGCATGGGTTGCGGAGTTTCGCATACTTCATCGAGCCTAAAAAAAATGCAAACTTCCAAAGACTTTCTTGCAACATCGGACTGAAACATTGTAACCTACTACAAATCCATTGCAACATTTCAGAGCATCTACTTTCAGCGCTGCTGTCCACCGGCAACCTTTCCCAACGTTTTAGTACGTTTAGGCTAAGCTTGAAGCTGAAAGGAAAACTTACTTAAAAATATGACAAAGTCAACACCGACAGCTGCAGAAAATGAATAGAAAAGGGGTCTCCTACTTCCAAGCAACAATTATGACTAGTTGAGAAGGCCGATTCCGGCTTACAAAGCATTATTTATTGAACGGGATGACGGAGGCGGGAGGCTGCAATTGGTCGAGAAAGTCGGACGGGGGCTTGTTAGTGTATCAATGCATCTTTTGTGGACTTTGAGTTTTATCAGAAGTTGATAGTATGACTTCCAAGATAAAAGGAAGGCCATGTATACTCAGGTAACCCTTTGTTATACATTACAGCACGCGTTGAGTGCATGATGATGGTGTGTGTGCGCCTTAAAATAAATCCAGATAATATTTATTATGTTGCTTTTCAGGTTTCATACTGTCTTGTCTATcctgctgttgtgtgtgtgtgtgtgtctgtgtctgtaggcTACATCTGTACATCTGTCTGTACGTCAAATCAAAGTTAACTGGTCGCTTACACAGTTTAACAGATGATATAGCGGGTGCAGTGAAATGCGTATGTAGCTAGCTCCTTACAAAGCAGTAAAATGTCAACAACAAATacacaaataacaaaaaaaataaatacaagaaATATCTGAATGAATCCAATAAACAACACGaatagcactgtaacagtaatTCAAACGCAATATATACCAGTGGCGGCTGGTGGCACTTTAAATGGGGAggaggctcatagtaatggctggaatggaatttctgcagatccagtttctgctgttttGCCTGTGGCCATTGAACctccctgacctgttcaccagacgtgctaccttgtcgtgctgctgctccagtttcaactgtcctgcctgcggctatggaaccctgacatgTTTACCGGATTTGCTGCATTGTCCCGGACTTGCTGTTTtcgaccctttctctctctacctaccgcacctgctgtctcgacctctgaatgctcggctatgaaaagacaactgacatttactcctgaggtgctgacctgttgcaccctctacaaccacgattattattatttgaccctactggtcatctatgaacgttcgaacacctggtttccatcataggaggttggtggcaccttaattggggaggacgagctcgtggtaatggctggagcagattttgtggaatggtatcaaatacattttaaaaaattatcacattttgtcacatgcaccgaatacaacatgtgcagaccttacagtgaaatgcttacttacaagcccataaccaacaatgctttaagaagtttgaagggaaaaaaattgttcagtaaaaaataaataaaataaatggttaGGGCCGTCCTCTGAcattgcctggtatagaggtcctggatggcaggaagcttggacccagtgatgtactgggccatggtttccatgtgtttgatacctttccattcactccattccaatcattattatgagccgtcctcccctcacaaGATATACTAAGAAGGATATGTACAGCAGTACATATATTAGAGCgagctatgtcaagaatccagtatataaacaaatgtgcagtgtgtgtataaacagtgttaactaaaatgcaatgtacagtagaaTGAGCTATGTCGAGAACACAGCATTTAAATACACAATACAAAACCAATTGGCATCTGAGACACCTGTCTCTACTTCTAGGTTTGTCGGTTTTAGAATGGAGTTATCGTCTACAATGGATTGGTGTCGAAATGACAGAAACCCCTAAAACTCAACTAATAAGTAATTTATGTCTGCATAGGTCAGCAGTATCTGATATATTACTCTGATAAGGTTCCTTTGGAATCATGCTATACCACTTTATAACAGTTCAGGAAGACAAAGGTCGACTGATGCGTGCCAACCAAGTAAGTCATGTTTGAAAAATACTTATTTGGTGGAAATTGAATTGTGTTATGTGGTGCACACATTGTAATCATTTACTTGGGACAAATAAGTAATTACTTTAATGGCCATGGGCAGGaacaacctacagtgccttcagaaagtattcaccccttgactttttccacattttgttgtgttacaggctgaatttaaaatggtttaaattgaGATTATttttgtcactgacctacacacaatactttataatatcaaagtggaattgtgtttttctaaatgtttacaaataattaaaaaattaaaagctgaaatgtattgagttaataagtattcaagccctttgttatggcaagcctaaataagttcaagagaaaaatatgtgcttaacaagtcacataatatgttTCATGGACTCACCTTGTGGGCAATAACAATGTTAATAATAACATGATTggttaatgactacctcatctctgacctcacacatacaattatctgtaagctccctctgtcgagcagtgaatttcaaaaacagattcacccacaaagaccaaggagggtATCCAGTGCCTCGCAataaggacacctattggtagataaagAATTCAAATTAAAATAGTAacctgacattgaatatccctatgagcatggtgcagttattaattacactttggatggtgtatcaatacaccaagtcactagaaagatacaggcgtcattcctaactcagttgccggagaggaaggaaaccgctcagggactTCCCCATGAGGCAGATGGTGACTttgttgccggagaggaaggaaaccgcccaGGGACTTGCCCATGAGGccgatggtgactttaaaacagttacagagtttaatggctgtgataggacaaaactgaggatggatcaaaaacattgtagttactccccTATACTAACCAAATTGGCTGCGTGAAAAAAAGGATGCGTGTACAGAgtacaaatattccaaaaattgcatcctgtttgcaactaggcactaaagtaatactgcaaaaaaaatgtggcaaagcaatttactttttgtcctgaatacaaactgttatgtttgggacaaatccaatccAATACATTATTGAGTACCActctacatattttcaagcataggggTGGTtgcatcgtgttatgggtatgcttgtaatcattaaggactggagtgtttttcaggataaaaaagaaacgtaatggagctaagcacaggcaaaattccagaaaaaacctggttgtctgctttccaccagacaccacCAGacattaattcacctttcagcaagaccataacctaaaacacaatgccaaatctacactgaggttgcttaccaagaaaacagtgaaggttcctgagtggccgagtttcaggtttgacttaaatctgattgacaatctatggcaagacctgaaaatggttgaatagcaatgatcaacaaccaatttcacaagagcttgaagaataaaa includes the following:
- the LOC110488635 gene encoding fructose-bisphosphate aldolase B; amino-acid sequence: MTTQFPSLSPVQKKELSDIAQRIVAPGKGILAADESTGTMSNRLQKINVENTEENRRTFRDLLFSAVDPNCIGGIIFFHETLYQKSDKGVLFPQVIKDKGIVVGIKVDNGTAGLNGTDGEMTTQGLDGLSGRCAQYKKDGCDFAKWRCVLKISDACPSALAIAENANVLARYASICQQNGLVPIVEPEILPDGDHDLLCTQYVTEKVLAATYKALNDHHVYLEGTLLKPNMVTAGHSCPKKFTPQEVGMATVTALRRTVPAAVPGITFLSGGQSEEEATQNLNAMNQTALHRPWKLSFSYGRALQASALAAWKGKAANKKAAQDAFTSRAKSNGLASKGEYTVVISADQASMQSLHTANYVY